One genomic window of Diospyros lotus cultivar Yz01 chromosome 8, ASM1463336v1, whole genome shotgun sequence includes the following:
- the LOC127808132 gene encoding E3 ubiquitin-protein ligase ATL23, with protein MLVSVFLALFLPCAGMSAVFMVYICLLWYAANTSPQGAEFRPPVKPAAGKGLSAAELEKLPKITGKELLMGTECAVCLDEIESDQPARLVPGCNHGFHLQCADTWLSKNSVCPVCRAKLEPQLFDPPDQNPC; from the coding sequence ATGTTGGTTTCGGTGTTTCTTGCGCTGTTTCTGCCGTGTGCCGGCATGAGCGCAGTGTTCATGGTCTACATATGTTTACTATGGTACGCCGCCAATACTTCTCCCCAAGGCGCCGAGTTCCGGCCGCCGGTCAAGCCCGCGGCCGGCAAGGGGCTGTCGGCGGCGGAGCTCGAGAAGTTGCCCAAGATTACGGGGAAGGAGCTGCTGATGGGGACGGAATGCGCCGTATGCCTGGACGAGATCGAGAGCGACCAGCCGGCTCGGCTGGTGCCCGGTTGCAACCACGGCTTCCATCTACAATGCGCCGATACGTGGCTCTCCAAGAACTCCGTTTGTCCGGTTTGCAGGGCCAAGCTCGAGCCCCAGCTTTTTGATCCTCCCGATCAAAACCCCTGCTGA
- the LOC127807567 gene encoding probable nucleoredoxin 2 yields the protein MLQEQHEEEEEEKKKVDNGGLEVSNARVQLDLHSTCRYSSLLTSRDRDFLLSPAGAQVKVSELEGKVIGLYFSANWYPPCGNFTHVLADVYEQLRSCGPGFEVVFVSSDEDMDAFNNYYSCMPWLAVPFSDLESKKALNRRFDIEGIPCLIILQPDNHKDEAALRDGVEIIYRYGVQAFPFTKGRLLELEKEEKERHEKQTLINLLTNSDRHFLLAHSGPKQVGVDSLTGKTVGLYFSAHWCLPGVRFTPKLISIYHKVKQLLLEKGNDQEDFEIILISSDRDQAEFDSHFGAMPWLALPFGDPNVKNLTRYFDIQGIPALVILGPDGKTITKQGRNLVNLYKENAYPFTEAKVEMLERLMDEEAMKLPRSEKHAGHRHELTLVSEGSGGGPFICCDCDEQGSGWAYQCIECGYEVHPKCVRAVN from the exons ATGTTGCAGGAACAGcacgaggaggaggaggaggagaagaagaaagtagACAACGGCGGATTGGAGGTCTCTAACGCCCGCGTTCAACTTGATCTACACTCTACTTGCCGCTATTCCTCTCTCTTGACTTCCAGAGACCGTGACTTTCTCCTCTCTCCAGCCGGAGCtcag GTTAAAGTTTCTGAACTAGAAGGCAAAGTCATAGGACTGTACTTCTCGGCAAACTGGTATCCTCCCTGCGGAAACTTCACCCACGTCTTAGCAGATGTTTATGAGCAACTTAGAAGCTGTGGACCCGGATTTGAGGTTGTTTTCGTGTCGTCAGATGAAGACATGGATGCTTTCAATAACTATTACTCATGCATGCCGTGGCTTGCCGTTCCATTCTCTGACTTGGAGTCGAAGAAGGCTCTGAACAGGAGGTTCGACATTGAAGGCATTCCTTGCCTGATAATTCTGCAGCCTGACAATCACAAAGATGAAGCAGCGCTAAGGGACGGTGTTGAGATTATTTATCGCTATGGGGTGCAAGCATTTCCGTTCACTAAGGGGAGGCTGCTGGAATTGGaaaaggaggagaaggagagacatgAGAAGCAGACCCTCATCAATTTGCTAACAAACAGTGACAGACACTTCCTCTTGGCTCATTCTGGACCTAAACAG GTGGGAGTAGATTCGTTGACGGGCAAAACAGTTGGGCTGTACTTCTCGGCGCACTGGTGCCTTCCAGGAGTGAGGTTCACTCCCAAGCTGATCTCCATCTACCACAAAGTAAAGCAGTTGCTGCTGGAAAAGGGAAACGACCAAGAAGACTTCGAGATTATCCTAATATCAAGCGACAGAGATCAGGCAGAGTTCGATTCCCATTTCGGCGCCATGCCATGGCTGGCCCTCCCCTTCGGTGACCCCAACGTCAAGAACCTCACCAGGTACTTCGACATCCAGGGCATCCCGGCCCTGGTAATCCTGGGCCCCGACGGCAAGACCATAACCAAACAGGGCAGGAACCTGGTCAACCTGTACAAGGAAAATGCCTACCCCTTCACGGAGGCCAAGGTGGAGATGCTGGAGCGCCTGATGGACGAGGAGGCCATGAAGCTGCCTAGGTCGGAGAAGCACGCCGGCCACCGCCACGAGCTCACCCTGGTCTCGGAGGGAAGCGGGGGCGGCCCTTTCATTTGCTGCGACTGCGACGAGCAGGGCTCCGGCTGGGCTTACCAGTGCATTGAGTGCGGCTATGAGGTGCACCCTAAGTGTGTCAGGGCTGTTAATTGA
- the LOC127807943 gene encoding uncharacterized protein LOC127807943, with amino-acid sequence MDRYQRVEKPKVDTPIDENEIRITSQGRMRSYITYAMSLLQEKGSNEIVFKAMGRAINKTVTIVELIKRRIVGLHQITSIGSTDITDTWEPLEEGLLPLETTRHVSMITITLSKEELNRSSVGYQPPLPADQVKAWNDFDYEGEGSPTGRGRGRGGRGRGRSRGTGGGYGNGFATAEYDDGGWDGNRGYMRGRGRGRGRNSRGRGGRGYNGPRFDMQQDVGNYNQEGPARGRGRGRGRGYRGRGRGFRSNGPINAAA; translated from the exons ATGGATCGGTACCAGAGAGTGGAGAAGCCAAAGGTGGATACACCAATTGACGAGAATGAGATTCGGATTACGAGCCAGGGCAGGATGCGAAGCTATATCACATATGCCATGAGCCTGCTTCAG GAAAAAGGTTCAAATGAAATTGTTTTCAAGGCAATGGGTAGAGCTATCAACAAAACTGTGACAATTGTGGAGTTAATCAAG AGGAGGATTGTTGGTCTTcatcaaattacatcaattGGATCAACTGATATAACTGATACATGGGAGCCCCTGGAAGAAGGCCTCCTTCC ATTAGAAACCACAAGACATGTCTCAATGATTACGATAACTCTATCAAAAGAGGAGCTGAATAGATCCTCTGTGGG GTACCAGCCTCCACTACCAGCTGACCAGGTCAAGGCATGGAACGACTTTGACTATGAAGGAG AAGGATCACCTACTGGTCGGGGAAGGGGCCGTGGTGGCAGGGGAAGGGGACGGTCAAGAGGTACAGGCGGGGGATATG GTAATGGATTTGCTACTGCTGAGTATGACGATGGAGGTTGGGATGGTAATCGTGGCTATATGAGGGGAAGAGGCCGAGGAAGAGGTCGTAACTCTCGTGGTCGTGGTGGAAGAGGGTATAATGGTCCTCGGTTTGACATGCAGCAAGATGTTGGAAATTATAACCAGGAAGGTCCTGCTCGTGGCCGTG